The genomic interval TAGAAGCAATAACGAATCATTTTCATTTGTTTGATATTTACTAATTGGAGCAATAATAAAAATAATAAAAAGACATGCACTCATTACCAGAATCCACATAAATAATATGAAAAATTTCAAATCTAAAAAATTCATGTTTGATTTTTACCTTATTTCATGGTTATTATGAATTGTATTAATATTGTTATTATTGCAAGAGATGTGGAGAATATGGCCAATTTGTATATTTTAGTAACTATTTCTCTCTCTGAAAGTTTTCCATCCAGTAGAATCAGTCTAACCAGAGTTATAGGCGCATTCTTTTCCTTTGATGCTTGTAAAGTAAAATCTTCATTGAGTATGGTTGGTCTTGATTTAACCTCTCTATGTTCAACAATTTTCTTAACACTACTTAAAAACAAAAATGAGTTCATTATAGCAGGTAGCAAGGCAATGATGGCTATTATTTCAGATTTGGATGCAATTGCCAATGCTCCATACATTGCCCCCATAACTAGAGTGCCTGAATCTCCTGGAAATATTTTACTAGGATATTTATGAAAGAAATAAAATCCCAGCAAAGCAGCTAAAAAAGGTAGTTCAAGCATAAGGATTTCTATATCTCCAAATAAAAAAGTACTAATTATAACTGGAAACATACTTATGATTAAAAATCCTGTAGCTACGCCATTAAATACGTCTATAGAATTTACAGTATTTCCTGCTAATGGTATAGATATTAGTATCAAAGGAATATACAATATTGGAATATACACACTCCCAAAGATCACATTTAATTCATTATCGTATATGTGAAAAAATATTAACGGGATGGAAGCTAAAATTAGTGCTCCTGGCTTAAACCATCCTGGCATTATCTTGAAATCATCGATAATCCCAATTATGAAAGCTATAATTGTTGTGAGTAATATACCTATTATCTCAATATTTCCTGTAATGAAAAATAATACCAGTTCTCCAATAAGAATACTTAATAACAAAATCGGTCCCGCGGGTCTTGGAACTTTTGGTTTATTTGGTTTATGATTGTCATTTACAACCTTTCCCTTAAGTTTTAGAAAAATTATGAATTTTGGCATTATGACTAAATTTATTAAAAATGCAATAATAGATGCGATAATGGTGCCTATTACTAACTCTTCAAGATAAGGCAAAAACAATTATTCTAATATGGACTATTTGTCTATATATAATATCGGTCTACCTGATAAAATAAAGTTTCGCATAATTTTGTTTTTGTTGTGTGATGAATACGAATTTTATATGGATTTGTATAAGAACATGCATTTTGATGAACTAAAAATTCATATTTTCTGTTGATCTGATCAGCACCTTCTAATCGTAAAAAGAATCTATTTTAATTATGTATAATAGATATATTGTTAAGTCAATAATAGAAATCTAAAGTGCTCATTATAAAGTATGATTGTTTTATTTTTCTGTGCACATAGCAAATAAAATCAATCCTATCTTGGTGATGTTTTTATTGATATCATTTACAACTATATATGGTTCAGATTTTAATCTTTCATATGGACAAATTAGTTTGGTCCCTGACAATTCACTAATTGCTCAAA from Candidatus Nitrosocosmicus hydrocola carries:
- a CDS encoding UDP-N-acetylglucosamine-1-phosphate transferase — encoded protein: MPYLEELVIGTIIASIIAFLINLVIMPKFIIFLKLKGKVVNDNHKPNKPKVPRPAGPILLLSILIGELVLFFITGNIEIIGILLTTIIAFIIGIIDDFKIMPGWFKPGALILASIPLIFFHIYDNELNVIFGSVYIPILYIPLILISIPLAGNTVNSIDVFNGVATGFLIISMFPVIISTFLFGDIEILMLELPFLAALLGFYFFHKYPSKIFPGDSGTLVMGAMYGALAIASKSEIIAIIALLPAIMNSFLFLSSVKKIVEHREVKSRPTILNEDFTLQASKEKNAPITLVRLILLDGKLSEREIVTKIYKLAIFSTSLAIITILIQFIITMK